A region of Pyxidicoccus parkwaysis DNA encodes the following proteins:
- a CDS encoding sigma 54-interacting transcriptional regulator → MEPKHPADMSTPAGRDTSRLSPSVHGVPVLTVVAHPQLQRVGDRLLLEPLVTDGRPVSLSRNAPDFTRPGGLLSMPLGDPFISRTPVLFEPAPRGGVRVHVPGDSTQVRVAWEPLTGGREFSPEELSVGVPLVLADRVVLLLHRTSALQAPGPEDLGIVGQGEGIRQVRDDITRVADLSIPVLIRGETGTGKELVARAIHERGNRRDGPFVSVNLGALAKDLVSAELFGAQRGAFTGATRDREGFVRAAHGGTLFLDEVGEAPPEVQAALLRVLESGDVIPVGGHEPVRVDVRLVSATDADLESRIQQRLFKAPLLHRLAGFEIQMPPLRARREDIGPLFLHFARQELEATGEAGRLSSSEPRARPWLPADLAVRLVRYAWPGNVRQLRNVARQLVIGSRGMPHLRADARLEQTLDAEALPLPGTALAAPASPELAAPAPEAPEAKAARRKPSDVGEQELLEALRASSWDLKATADWLGIPRPSVYLLIDKSSLIRTARDLSPEEITRCYNECGGDLDQMVQRLEVSKRALQRRVRELGLGA, encoded by the coding sequence ATGGAGCCGAAGCACCCAGCCGATATGTCGACGCCCGCGGGACGGGACACGTCCCGGCTGTCGCCGTCCGTGCATGGCGTGCCGGTGCTGACGGTGGTGGCCCATCCGCAGCTCCAGCGCGTGGGAGACCGGCTGCTCCTGGAGCCGCTCGTCACCGACGGCAGGCCCGTGTCGCTGTCCCGCAACGCGCCGGACTTCACGCGTCCCGGCGGCCTGTTGTCCATGCCCCTGGGGGACCCGTTCATCAGCCGCACCCCCGTGCTCTTCGAGCCCGCGCCTCGCGGCGGCGTGCGGGTGCACGTGCCCGGGGACTCCACCCAGGTGCGTGTGGCGTGGGAGCCGCTCACCGGCGGCCGTGAGTTCTCTCCCGAGGAGCTCTCCGTCGGCGTGCCGCTGGTGCTCGCCGACCGCGTGGTGCTGCTGCTCCACCGGACGTCCGCCCTCCAGGCTCCGGGCCCCGAGGACCTGGGCATCGTGGGGCAGGGCGAGGGCATCCGGCAGGTGCGCGACGACATCACCCGCGTCGCCGACCTGAGCATCCCCGTGCTCATCCGCGGCGAGACTGGCACGGGCAAGGAGTTGGTGGCGCGCGCCATCCACGAGCGGGGGAATCGCCGCGACGGGCCCTTCGTCAGCGTCAACCTCGGCGCGCTCGCGAAGGACCTGGTCTCCGCCGAGCTGTTCGGCGCCCAGCGCGGCGCCTTCACCGGCGCCACGAGAGACCGCGAGGGCTTCGTCCGCGCCGCCCACGGAGGCACGCTCTTCCTCGACGAGGTGGGCGAGGCGCCGCCTGAAGTCCAGGCCGCGCTGCTGCGCGTGCTGGAGTCCGGAGATGTGATTCCCGTGGGCGGCCATGAGCCCGTGCGCGTCGACGTGCGGCTCGTCTCCGCCACCGATGCGGACCTGGAGTCGCGCATCCAGCAGCGCCTCTTCAAGGCCCCGCTGCTGCACCGCCTCGCCGGCTTCGAAATCCAGATGCCGCCTTTGCGCGCGCGCCGCGAGGACATCGGCCCGCTCTTCCTCCACTTCGCCCGGCAGGAGCTGGAGGCCACCGGTGAGGCCGGGCGGCTGTCGTCCTCGGAACCTCGTGCCCGCCCATGGCTGCCCGCGGACCTGGCCGTGCGCCTGGTGCGCTACGCGTGGCCCGGCAACGTGCGGCAGTTGCGCAACGTCGCCAGGCAGCTCGTCATCGGCAGCCGGGGGATGCCGCACCTGCGTGCCGACGCGCGCCTGGAGCAGACGCTCGACGCGGAGGCGCTGCCCCTGCCCGGCACGGCCCTCGCCGCGCCCGCGTCCCCCGAGCTCGCGGCCCCCGCGCCGGAGGCACCCGAGGCGAAGGCGGCCCGGCGCAAGCCCTCCGACGTGGGCGAGCAGGAATTGCTGGAGGCCCTGCGCGCGAGCTCGTGGGACCTCAAGGCCACCGCGGACTGGCTGGGGATTCCCCGCCCCTCCGTCTACCTGCTCATCGACAAGAGCTCGCTCATCCGCACCGCGCGCGACTTGAGCCCGGAGGAAATCACGCGCTGCTACAACGAGTGCGGGGGAGACCTCGACCAGATGGTGCAGCGGCTCGAGGTCTCCAAGCGCGCGCTCCAGCGCCGCGTGCGCGAATTGGGCCTGGGCGCGTGA
- a CDS encoding alpha/beta hydrolase gives MGHVHIIRDFASPLEGRTRTVRIYTPDAYDASPGQRFPVLYMHDGQNVFAHPESALFDTWCANLTLERLVSEGRIPPWLIVAVDSTNDRLAEYSPWPEPRGNIPARSGSFVHFVVDTLKPFVDRFYRTRRGPEWTGVMGASLGGLMSLYFGWRYPDLFGRIGALSPSVMWGWDRLFGEWTSHTRKWSRIYLDAGTDETVDPVGYVMRYGQATHDFHRHLQHLGYSDHELRLVLEPGGQHHERDWQRRLPDAMGWLLS, from the coding sequence ATGGGACACGTCCACATCATCCGAGACTTCGCCTCTCCCCTGGAGGGGCGCACGCGCACCGTGCGCATCTACACGCCGGATGCATATGACGCCTCGCCCGGGCAGCGCTTCCCGGTGCTCTACATGCACGACGGGCAGAACGTCTTCGCCCATCCCGAGTCCGCCCTCTTCGACACGTGGTGCGCGAACCTCACGCTGGAGCGCCTGGTCTCCGAGGGCCGCATCCCTCCGTGGCTCATCGTCGCCGTGGACTCCACGAATGACCGCCTCGCGGAGTACTCGCCGTGGCCCGAGCCGCGCGGCAACATCCCCGCCCGCAGCGGGTCCTTCGTCCACTTCGTCGTGGACACGCTCAAGCCCTTCGTCGACCGCTTCTACCGCACGCGCCGGGGCCCCGAGTGGACCGGCGTCATGGGCGCATCGCTCGGCGGGCTGATGTCGCTGTACTTCGGCTGGAGGTACCCGGACCTCTTCGGCCGCATCGGCGCGCTATCACCGTCCGTCATGTGGGGCTGGGACCGGCTCTTCGGCGAGTGGACGTCCCATACGCGCAAGTGGTCGCGCATCTACCTGGACGCGGGGACGGACGAGACGGTGGACCCCGTGGGCTACGTCATGCGCTACGGCCAGGCCACGCACGACTTCCACCGCCACCTCCAGCACCTCGGCTACTCGGACCACGAGTTGCGCCTCGTCCTGGAGCCCGGCGGCCAGCACCACGAGCGCGACTGGCAGCGGCGGCTCCCGGACGCCATGGGCTGGCTCTTGAGCTAG
- a CDS encoding serine/threonine-protein kinase has protein sequence MQAVGRLNEVFEEELLLALDEGLVSHEEASALREEALRLERGPLQLLKERGRLTEHTLSLLREELTPRGTGDSVSTDSGARPEEADTLTPPTPGRSGEALVPGAASLPDFPVPEWERYQPVRFLGQGGMGQVFLAYDPMLRRNVALKFVRGTHPEQARRFLSEARAQARVRHERVCEVYEVGEVRGRGYIAMRYVDGRTLGQLASTLTLEQKVLVLRQAAEGVHAAHRAGLIHRDIKPGNILVERTEDGGLLPFVMDFGLAREVRDDGGAAHAVLGTPHYMAPEQARGEVSRLDRRVDVYALGATLYLLLTGRTPFPGDTEEEVLRRIQTEEPQPPRALDADIPEDLEAIVLKCLEKERPARYDSARALAEDLERFLSGEPVQARRGLGYRLGKKARKHRMALSLGAAALTVVTLAVGQTVLARGEVAERERLARRFTERVERIEASARYSALSPLHDTREDRKALRASMDALEAEVHEAGRQAQGPGQYALGRALLVLDDRDGARKRLEAAWAAGYREPRVAWALAWVLGEQYREQLLLDVERRTPEQREARRKELEQRYRDPALAYLRQAEGPDVPAPPLYVRALFAFYEGRHEEALTDLDAMGHAQPWFYEAPLLRGDVFLARATQKWNQGDTAGSRADLDAGRQAYATAIATADSQPAAHYALGRLELDALIMELYGEGNTLPHYERGLESMSRALQAAPDDGRSLLGMARLHRRLAEQRSLQSSPDVEALLQKAIAAALSAQAVAPPGTRVPLELAISYRVWGRYRQRQGLDPREQLRLSIESFERLLPEERDYAFHSNLGVTYQVWADYEAEHGEDPLAHQDRAIEAYRAAIRLRAEQADAWINLGNALNKRASLPRAPDAPGDLTQARVALERALAINPRNVAACFQGADISEQLARLHLNRGEDPGPDLEKALALYRQGLEVNAKLPPLLNGLGSLLLWQAELRWEDGGDPESLLVASQQSFEQARAVAPQQAYAYNNLAEVSAMRATFALARREDPGRNVRAAVELYQQALGLLPDDADLWGNLARVHALNATWAVESGRDPGKDLARAEEALARAQALNPRLGHAWRYQAEVRGVRARWLAHLGTARYADFEATAKAFEQALELAPTKHEYRLAAASFQREWAEWQARNGGDEAVALRRGLELAEQVLAARPTWARARVLHASLLLALDETRKDEARKELEGALASNPHLVPAWQGLLAQAP, from the coding sequence GTGCAAGCGGTGGGTCGGCTCAATGAAGTCTTCGAGGAGGAATTGCTCCTCGCCCTGGACGAGGGACTGGTCTCCCACGAGGAGGCCTCCGCCCTTCGCGAGGAGGCGCTCCGTCTGGAGCGCGGCCCCCTTCAGCTCCTGAAGGAGCGTGGCCGCCTCACGGAGCACACCCTGTCCCTGCTGCGCGAGGAGCTGACACCTCGGGGCACGGGCGACTCGGTGAGCACGGACAGCGGCGCCCGGCCCGAGGAGGCCGACACGCTGACGCCGCCCACGCCCGGACGCTCCGGCGAGGCGTTGGTACCGGGCGCGGCCTCGCTGCCCGACTTCCCGGTGCCGGAGTGGGAGCGCTACCAGCCGGTGCGCTTCCTCGGCCAGGGCGGCATGGGGCAGGTGTTCCTCGCGTATGACCCGATGCTGCGCCGCAACGTGGCGCTCAAGTTCGTGCGCGGCACGCACCCGGAGCAGGCGCGGCGCTTCCTGTCCGAGGCCCGCGCCCAGGCGCGCGTGCGGCACGAGCGCGTGTGCGAAGTGTACGAGGTCGGCGAGGTGCGCGGCCGCGGCTACATCGCCATGCGGTACGTGGACGGGCGGACGTTGGGGCAGCTCGCGTCCACGCTGACGCTGGAGCAGAAGGTGCTGGTGCTGCGCCAGGCCGCGGAGGGCGTCCACGCGGCCCACCGCGCCGGCCTCATCCACCGCGACATCAAGCCCGGCAACATCCTGGTGGAGCGCACCGAGGACGGCGGGCTTCTGCCCTTCGTCATGGACTTCGGCCTCGCGCGCGAGGTGCGCGACGACGGCGGGGCCGCGCACGCGGTGCTGGGCACGCCGCACTACATGGCGCCGGAGCAGGCCCGGGGCGAGGTGTCCCGGCTCGACAGGCGCGTGGACGTCTATGCCCTGGGCGCCACGCTGTACCTGCTGCTCACCGGGCGCACGCCCTTCCCCGGCGACACGGAAGAAGAAGTCCTCAGGCGAATCCAGACGGAGGAGCCCCAGCCGCCGCGCGCGCTGGACGCGGACATCCCGGAGGATTTGGAGGCCATCGTCCTCAAGTGCCTGGAGAAGGAGCGCCCGGCCCGCTACGACTCGGCGCGCGCGCTGGCGGAGGACCTGGAGCGCTTCCTCTCCGGCGAGCCGGTGCAGGCGCGGCGCGGCCTGGGCTACCGGCTGGGCAAGAAGGCGCGCAAGCACCGGATGGCGCTGTCGCTGGGCGCGGCCGCGCTGACGGTGGTGACGCTGGCGGTGGGACAGACGGTCCTGGCGCGCGGCGAGGTGGCCGAGCGCGAGCGGCTGGCCCGCCGCTTCACCGAGCGCGTGGAGCGCATCGAAGCCTCGGCGCGCTACTCCGCGCTGTCACCGCTGCACGACACGCGCGAGGACCGCAAGGCGCTGCGCGCGAGCATGGACGCGCTGGAGGCCGAGGTCCACGAGGCCGGGCGGCAGGCACAGGGCCCCGGACAGTACGCGCTGGGGCGCGCGCTGCTCGTGCTGGATGACCGCGACGGCGCGCGCAAGCGGCTCGAGGCGGCGTGGGCCGCCGGCTACCGCGAGCCGCGCGTGGCCTGGGCGCTCGCGTGGGTACTGGGAGAGCAGTACCGCGAGCAGCTCCTGCTGGACGTGGAGCGCCGCACCCCGGAGCAGCGCGAGGCGCGGCGCAAGGAGTTGGAGCAGCGCTACAGAGACCCGGCGCTCGCGTACCTCCGTCAGGCGGAGGGGCCGGACGTCCCCGCGCCGCCGCTCTACGTGCGGGCGCTGTTCGCCTTCTACGAGGGCCGCCACGAGGAGGCGCTGACGGACCTGGACGCGATGGGCCACGCGCAGCCGTGGTTCTACGAGGCGCCGCTGCTGCGCGGCGACGTGTTCCTCGCGAGGGCCACGCAGAAGTGGAACCAGGGCGACACCGCCGGCTCGCGCGCGGACCTGGACGCCGGCCGTCAGGCCTACGCCACCGCCATTGCCACCGCGGACAGCCAGCCCGCCGCGCACTACGCGCTGGGCCGGCTGGAACTGGATGCGCTCATCATGGAGCTGTACGGCGAGGGCAACACCCTGCCCCACTACGAGCGCGGGCTGGAGTCCATGTCGCGCGCGCTCCAGGCCGCGCCGGATGATGGCCGCTCGCTGCTGGGGATGGCGCGGCTCCACCGCCGGCTCGCCGAGCAGCGCTCCCTCCAGAGCAGCCCGGACGTGGAGGCACTGCTCCAGAAGGCCATCGCGGCGGCGCTCTCCGCGCAGGCGGTGGCGCCTCCGGGGACTCGCGTGCCGCTGGAGCTGGCCATCTCATACCGGGTGTGGGGGCGCTACCGGCAGCGGCAGGGGCTGGACCCTCGCGAGCAGCTGCGCCTGTCCATCGAGTCCTTCGAGCGCCTCCTCCCCGAGGAGCGCGACTATGCCTTCCACTCCAACCTCGGCGTGACGTACCAGGTATGGGCCGACTACGAGGCGGAGCACGGAGAGGACCCGCTCGCGCACCAGGACCGGGCCATCGAGGCCTACCGCGCGGCCATCCGCCTGCGCGCGGAGCAGGCGGATGCGTGGATCAACCTGGGCAATGCGCTGAACAAGCGGGCCTCGCTCCCGCGCGCGCCGGATGCGCCGGGAGACCTGACGCAGGCGAGGGTGGCGCTGGAGCGCGCCCTGGCCATCAACCCGCGCAACGTCGCCGCGTGCTTCCAGGGCGCGGATATCTCCGAGCAGCTCGCGCGCCTGCACCTGAACCGGGGCGAGGACCCGGGGCCGGACCTGGAGAAGGCGCTCGCGCTCTACCGCCAGGGGCTGGAGGTCAACGCGAAGCTCCCGCCGCTGCTCAACGGCCTGGGCTCGCTGCTGCTGTGGCAGGCGGAGCTGCGCTGGGAGGACGGTGGAGACCCCGAATCCCTCCTCGTCGCGTCGCAGCAGTCCTTCGAGCAGGCGCGGGCCGTGGCCCCGCAACAGGCCTATGCCTACAACAACCTGGCCGAGGTCTCCGCCATGCGCGCCACGTTCGCGCTCGCGCGCCGCGAGGACCCGGGCCGGAACGTGCGCGCCGCGGTGGAGCTCTACCAGCAGGCGCTCGGGCTGCTGCCCGATGACGCCGACCTCTGGGGCAACCTCGCGCGCGTGCACGCGCTGAATGCGACGTGGGCCGTGGAGAGTGGAAGAGACCCGGGGAAGGACCTTGCCCGGGCCGAGGAAGCGCTGGCGCGCGCGCAGGCGTTGAACCCGCGTTTGGGTCATGCGTGGCGGTATCAGGCCGAGGTGCGCGGCGTGCGGGCCCGGTGGCTGGCGCACCTCGGGACGGCGCGGTACGCGGACTTCGAAGCGACGGCGAAGGCCTTCGAGCAGGCGCTGGAGCTGGCACCGACGAAGCACGAGTACCGGCTGGCCGCCGCGAGCTTCCAACGCGAGTGGGCGGAGTGGCAGGCGCGCAACGGCGGGGATGAGGCTGTGGCGCTGCGGCGGGGCCTGGAACTGGCGGAGCAGGTGCTGGCCGCGCGGCCCACATGGGCTCGGGCGCGAGTGCTTCACGCCAGCCTGCTGCTGGCCCTGGATGAAACGCGAAAGGACGAGGCGCGGAAGGAGCTGGAGGGGGCACTCGCATCCAATCCGCACCTCGTCCCCGCATGGCAGGGCCTGCTCGCGCAGGCGCCCTGA
- a CDS encoding DUF2278 family protein gives MPLMNYGVLKGAAIDRKLGSGPSPHYQVHLVASGVHYRIAVNVSSKLPPSDLMYVVDENLQHPLTDALEALSDGLTTVPRASGGLALDFIRGNLFDRNAMTPLPPNIPGPDNDLNDKLDHYFQRAMLDPQARVYAFGESWGPETAADQYFGFKPGRGIHDIHMNQGNDPSFASQDGTWQDGGVFIHLPATQQWVGIFLKFQSQSWHTDDTTGHTIGAAPAPGPGPVVHDGVVRIIAALVNDTRSPEQETITLLNTSPDTVSLDGWKLVDRNKHMQSLSGDLPPGATKLTPVTKPMELSNNGGIISLLDAQGLKVDGVSYVKAQARPGWTVVF, from the coding sequence ATGCCGTTGATGAACTATGGCGTCTTGAAGGGTGCGGCCATCGACCGGAAGCTGGGCTCGGGTCCGAGCCCCCACTATCAGGTGCATCTCGTCGCCAGCGGGGTGCACTACCGCATCGCCGTCAATGTCAGCTCGAAGCTGCCTCCGTCGGACCTGATGTACGTCGTCGACGAGAACCTCCAGCATCCCCTCACCGACGCCCTCGAAGCGCTGTCCGACGGCCTCACCACCGTTCCCCGCGCGTCGGGAGGACTGGCGCTCGACTTCATCCGCGGCAACCTCTTCGACCGCAATGCCATGACGCCGCTGCCGCCCAACATCCCCGGGCCGGACAATGACCTGAACGACAAGCTGGACCACTATTTCCAGCGCGCCATGCTGGACCCGCAGGCCCGCGTCTATGCCTTCGGTGAGTCCTGGGGGCCGGAGACGGCAGCGGACCAATATTTCGGCTTCAAGCCTGGACGCGGCATCCACGACATCCACATGAACCAGGGCAATGACCCGTCGTTCGCCTCCCAGGACGGCACCTGGCAGGACGGCGGCGTGTTCATCCACCTGCCGGCGACCCAGCAATGGGTGGGCATCTTCCTCAAGTTCCAATCGCAGTCGTGGCACACCGACGACACGACGGGACACACGATTGGAGCAGCCCCGGCCCCTGGCCCCGGCCCCGTCGTTCACGACGGCGTGGTGCGCATCATCGCCGCGCTCGTCAACGACACGCGCTCGCCCGAACAGGAGACCATCACGCTCCTCAACACCTCGCCCGATACGGTGTCGCTCGACGGGTGGAAGCTCGTGGACAGGAACAAGCACATGCAGTCCCTGAGCGGAGACCTGCCACCGGGCGCCACGAAGCTGACGCCGGTGACGAAGCCGATGGAGCTGTCGAACAACGGCGGCATCATCTCGCTCCTCGATGCGCAGGGCTTGAAGGTCGACGGCGTGTCGTACGTGAAGGCGCAGGCACGTCCCGGGTGGACCGTGGTCTTCTGA